One stretch of Pararge aegeria chromosome W unlocalized genomic scaffold, ilParAegt1.1 SUPER_W_unloc_4, whole genome shotgun sequence DNA includes these proteins:
- the LOC120636845 gene encoding uncharacterized protein LOC120636845: MPFGKIEPFDVSSHNWDAYCRRVKQFIALNNISEDLHVATLVTHVGIACYELMCDLCSPDLPEDKKFEQLVKIVKDHLEPQRSEIAERHMFRQRKQRQGEIVSDYLKSLKHLAKHCNFRDSLEVNLRDQFVSGLQSEDMRSRLFAERNIDYKRAIELALALEAAERHAAEAASGASSSAISEGLHRIRSSPARAERGRMKRREGAGGVQADAAARAGALSLEGSRRGCWRCGRSGHPPSRCRYKFYSCDSCGQRGHLKVVCGNVDKCSDAVIQKNTKGQLFFND, from the coding sequence atgcctTTTGGTAAAATCGAGCCTTTTGACGttagttcccacaactgggatgcATATTGTCGTCGGGTGAAGCAATTTATTGCGTTAAATAACATCAGTGAAGATTTACACGTGGCCACGTTGGTAACACATGTCGGCATTGCATGTTACGAATTGATGTGCGACTTGTGTTCCCCGGATTTACCGGAAGACAAGAAGTTTGAACAATTAGTGAAGATTGTCAAAGACCACTTGGAGCCACAAAGGTCGGAGATCGCAGAGAGACATATGTTCCGGCAAAGGAAGCAAAGGCAAGGGGAGATAGTGAGTGATTATTTGAAAAGTCTAAAACATCTCGCCAAACATTGCAATTTTCGGGATTCTTTGGAGGTAAATTTGAGAGACCAGTTTGTTTCTGGCCTTCAAAGTGAAGATATGAGGTCACGATTGTTTGCCGAGCGGAACATCGATTATAAGCGAGCAATAGAACTCGCATTGGCGCTCGAGGCAGCGGAGAGACATGCAGCGGAGGCAGCGTCCGGGGCGAGTTCCAGCGCCATCTCGGAAGGGCTGCATCGCATCAGATCCTCACCAGCGCGCGCGGAGCGCGGGCGCATGAAACGGCGCGAGGGAGCGGGTGGCGTGCAGGCAGACGCGGCGGCCAGGGCCGGTGCGCTGAGCCTCGAGGGCTCACGGCGCGGCTGCTGGCGTTGCGGGCGCAGCGGGCATCCGCCGTCCCGGTGCCGCTACAAGTTCTACAGCTGTGATTCGTGTGGGCAGAGGGGCCACCTGAAGGTCGTGTGCGGTAATGTTGATAAGTGTAGTGATGCggttatacagaaaaacacaaaaggtcagttgttttttaatgat